A stretch of DNA from Piliocolobus tephrosceles isolate RC106 chromosome 21, ASM277652v3, whole genome shotgun sequence:
GGATGTGGCTGAAGACACCAaagatgggggaggggaaggtgaGTATGTTAGGGAGAGGCTCAGGAGTTCTGGGGGTGCCTTGGCCCCAGGGTGACTTGGCTAAAAGATGACTCCTGGGGGGGGATATCCAGAGAACTTGGGGGTACTCTGCACTGACCACCCATCCCACACACAGTGTCCAGCCAAGGCCCAGAGGACACACTCCTGGGGACACAGTCTCGTGGCCACTTCAGCCGCCAGCCAGTGAAGTATCCTCGGGGTGGTGTGAGGCCTGTAACCCACCAGCTGTCCAGTCTGGCCCTGGTGGCTTCCAAGCTGTGCGAGGAGACCCCCATCACATCAGTGCCCAGAGGGAGTTTGCGGGGGCGGGGGCCTAGCCCTGCAGCTGCCTCCCCTGAGGGCAGCCCCCTGCGCCGCACTGCGCTGCCCAAGCATTTTGAGATCACCCAGGAGACAGCCCGGCTACTCTCCAAACTGGACAGCGAGGCTGTGCCCAGGGCCACCTGCTGCCCGGATGTCCAGCCTGAGGAAGCCGAGGACCATCTGTGACCACCCTGGCACACTAAATAAGGAAGAAGCCCAGATTGTGAAGACGGACGCAATCTCCCTACCTCCCACCACCTGGTGGCCAAACAGCCtgccaggagttcaatactagGAGAGGTCCAGAGGGTTCCTATAAGGAAAAACTATTTAATACGTGGCCTACGGGAGGCCTAAAACCCTTTCGGGGGCAATGTCCTGGAATCCCCCAACTGGACACAGGTCACTGCCAAGCATCAGGGCCACTCAGGCTCAGAGGTCACTCAGGATCAATACTCAGGGTCAATACAGGTTTATGAGATCCTTGGGGTTCACCCTAGTCTCCCACCCCTGGGACAGGGGTGCTTTCGCTACTTTGGTTGTGGTCACTCCCCCACACCTGCCTGCCCCCTTCGTGGACTTGAAGTgaccttcctggaggaggtgggcagCTCAGACTCCACATCCTGGTGGTGCCTGGGGGTCTGATGGCCTCTAATAAACTGTGTCCTGTATGCCCTTGGGTGCATCTCTGCTAGGGGAGAGGCCAGCACAGCAGCACTCCCTTCCCCCGTTCTACTGATCAGGGGAATcgagacctctttttttttttttttttttttttttgagacagagtctttttctgtcgtccaggctggagtacagtggtgcaatctcggctcactgcaacctccgcctcccggggtcaactgcaacctccgcctcccgggaggctcttgccttagcctcccgaatagctgggactacaggcgcacgccaccacgcccagctaatttttttgtatttttagtagagacggggtttcaccatgttggccaggatggtttcgatctcctgatctcgtgatccgcccgcatcggcctcccaaaatgctgggattacaggtgtgagccaccgcgcccggcctcaaggcCTCCTTGCATCATCAAACACCCTGCAGCATCTACCTAAAGGCGGTTGGGGCTGGGCCGCAGCACCCGGCTGAGTCACGCCAGCCCGGCCCTCCCGGAGCTCTGCGTCCTCGATCTGGTCCTGCATAATCAAATACAGTATAACAAAGTGCAGATAACCGGGACAATGGGGCTGTGTGCTCCGGACCGTGGGAGCCCGGGCCGCGGCAGGGAGGCGGAGGGAGGAAGCCACAGGGCAGGGCAGCGCCGGGCTTTGCAGGGGGCAGCGCTGTCCCAGGGTGAGGAGTACGGGGGCGGGATTGCAAAACCCTAGCGTGCGCCCGATGATCAGCTGGGGCCGCAGGCTTGGGCCTCACACAGGAGGCCGCGGCGAGCTGGAAAAGCCGAGGATGGGCGGGGGTCCGGGCGGTGGGAGCCAAGTCGGATCAGGGAGTGGCTTGTAACTCGGCGGCCCATTGGACACGAAGAAGAGAGCggaggtggggctgggagggTTGGGGGTCCGGAGAAGGGGCGCGGACCCAAGACCACCTGGAGCTCCGCCCGGGCTGCGCGGAGTCGCGGCGGGAATTTTCGGGTCGCCGGGTGACTCAGCCCCGCAGGCTCGAAACTGCGGGCGCGTGAGGTGTGCAGGGACCGGGGTGGGGGTCCCGCGCCGGAAATAGAGGCTACCGAGGGGCCGCGAGGCGGGGAGGAAATAGGGGGGCTGCGGTTCCGGGCGACACCGCCCCCGACGCGGCCGTGGAGGCGGGGCTCCCCCAGGtggcggggcggggcgggacTCCCCCAGGTGGCAGGGGCGGGGCGCCGGGGAGACCCCGCCTCCCACGCCCTCTCAGCAGCCCACGCAGGGCGCACCCGGACGCTCCACCGCTCCCGCCGCGGTAGCCGGGCCATGGGCCTCGAGCCCGCCCCGAACCCCCGCGAGCCCGCCTTGTCTGCGGCGTGACGGGAGGCCCAGGTGAGGCCGGCACGGACGGGAGGCGGGCGGGTGCGGGCCTGGGCTCGGGGGAAGGGCGCGGCACGTGCCTGCGGGGCTAGGACGCCGCCTTCTGATCCCTTAACCCCCTACCCCTTCCCCAGTCTGGAGACGCCTGGAGGCCCGGCCAGCTGTCCCTTCCCCAACCGCTGTCTTTGTCCCGGAGACCGCCAGTGTCCTCCGTCCCACCCGGAACAGCCTATTGCCCCGCCCGCTTGGGAAGCACCCGCGCCCAAATTCCGCAGACCAACTTCTGGGGCCGCCTCTCTGTCCACTCCGATCACCTCCACGCCTCGGCACCGCCCCCTCGCAGAGTCCTAGCAAGTGACCTCACTCTTGTCGGCACACGCTCCCGGGTCTCTGCTCCCTACACTGACTCCGGCACCTAAGTGACCCTCCCTCATCTCTCCCGCAGCTCACACCCCTTTGTCTTGCCCTGACCCTCCTCTCCCTACAACTCAAACCGGGTCACACATTGGCAGCAGGTGGGCTGGGATTCGACCATAGATGGGTTTTGTTTCACTTCTTCTGGTTCAAAACCCTATTGACTTGGGTTATGTCTTGCACACAGGTCTTATTAGTAGGCAAGAAACAGCAGCTCCTCCACCCCCACTCCAGCCCCATGGAGCTTGCTTTTTCCAGGCCACCGTGGTCCTCACCACTGCCACTTTGCTCCGAGGCATCTGAATTCAAGATCCTTGTCCTTCCTTGTCCTCTGTAGCTGCcgcccctccctgtgtccttccAAGAAGCGCCACATGCACTGATCTTTTGTGTCCCCAGATGGTCACCATGGGCCAGTGCTACTACAACGAGACCATTGGCTTCTTCTATAACAACAGTGGCAAGGAGCTCAGCCCTCACTGGCGGCCCAAGGATGTGGTCGTGGTGGCACTGGGGCTGACCGTCAGTGTACTGGTGCTGCTCACCAATCTCCTGGTCATAGCAGCCATCGCCTCCAACCGCCGCTTCCACCAGCCCATCTACTACCTGCTAGGCAACCTGGCCGCGGCTGACCTCTTCGCGGGCGTGGCCTACCTCTTCCTCATGTTCCACACTGGGCCCCGCACAGCCCGACTTTCACTTGAGGGCTGGTTCCTGCGGCAGGGCTTGCTGGACACAAGCCTCACTGCGTCGGTGGCCACACTGCTGGCCATTGCTGTGGAGCGGCACCGCAGTGTGATGGCCGTGCAGCTGCATAGCCGCCTGCCCCGTGGCCGCGTGGTCATGCTCATTGTGGGCGTGTGGGTGGCTGCCCTGGGCCTGGGGCTGCTGCCCGCCCACTCCTGGCACTGCCTCTGTGCCCTGGACCGCTGCTCGCGCATGGCACCCCTGCTCAGCCGCTCCTATTTGGCTGTCTGGGCTCTGTCGAGCCTGCTTGTCTTCCTTCTCATGGTGGCCGTCTACACCCGCATTTTCTTCTATGTGCGGAGGCGAGTGCAGCGCATGGCAGAGCACGTCAGCTGCCACCCCCGCTACCGAGAGACCACGCTCAGCCTGGTCAAGACTGTTGTCATCATCCTGGGTGAGTGGGGCCCTCAGGCGGCAACAGGCACCCTGCTTCCCCCTGTCTCCCACGAGATACTTTGAAGCAATGAACAAGACAAGCTACCTGATAGAGGGTGATGGGGGAAGACTTAGGTGGGGAATGTTCTCCAGGGAGGTGATACATGAGCAGAAGCCTGAATGCTGAGGATAGGAACAGAgagagttccaggcagaggaaacaaagTAAAAACCTAAAGGCAGTACCAGGCCAGAGCCTCTAAAGAGGAAAGCGGGCTTGTGAGGAGGAGAGTTCAGCAAGGCCTTAAGGGGCACAGACAGGAGTCATATTTTGAGTTTCATGGGAAGCCCTTGAGAGTTTTTAGCagtgctggccgggtgcggtggctcccgcctgtaatcctagcactttgggaggctgaggcgggtggatcaactgaggttgggagttc
This window harbors:
- the LPAR2 gene encoding lysophosphatidic acid receptor 2, with the translated sequence MVTMGQCYYNETIGFFYNNSGKELSPHWRPKDVVVVALGLTVSVLVLLTNLLVIAAIASNRRFHQPIYYLLGNLAAADLFAGVAYLFLMFHTGPRTARLSLEGWFLRQGLLDTSLTASVATLLAIAVERHRSVMAVQLHSRLPRGRVVMLIVGVWVAALGLGLLPAHSWHCLCALDRCSRMAPLLSRSYLAVWALSSLLVFLLMVAVYTRIFFYVRRRVQRMAEHVSCHPRYRETTLSLVKTVVIILGAFVVCWTPGQVVLLLDGLGCKSCNVLAVEKYFLLLAEANSLVNAAVYSCRDAEMRRTFRRLLCCACLRRSTRESAHYTSSAQGGASTRIMLPENGHPLMDSTL